A single window of Nyctibius grandis isolate bNycGra1 chromosome Z, bNycGra1.pri, whole genome shotgun sequence DNA harbors:
- the HSDL2 gene encoding hydroxysteroid dehydrogenase-like protein 2 isoform X2 — protein MLPNTGKLAGCTLFITGASRGIGKAIALKAAKDGANIVIAAKTAEPHPTLPGTIYTAAAEIEAAGGKALPCVVNVREEQEIINAVDKAVKTFGGIDILVNNASAISLTGTLETETKKVNLMMDVNVRGTYLTSKTCLPHLRKSRNPHILNLSPPMNLNPMWFKNHCAIHTAAMDMLGGSGIEKQCRKTDILADAAYCILTKPKSFTGNFIIDEVLLREEGVKDFDVYAIAPGHPLIPDFFLDVETDTTAMKQERHGASQAVKEEKKLSGSQHEGPGGAKVDTESLAKPLSPVAETFRVIQGAMSEEYVRTTQGVFQFELSGDEGGTWYIDLKTKAGSAGFGKPPVTADVVMSMSSADFVKMFTGKLKPTLAFMSGKLRIKGNMALAIKLEKILGQFNSKL, from the exons ATGCTGCCCAACACGGG GAAACTAGCAGGATGCACTCTCTTCATCACGGGCGCAAGCCGAGGCATTGGCAAAGCCATTGCTTTGAAAGCTGCCAAGGATGGTGCAAACATTGTGATAGCTGCCAAGACAGCTGAGCCCCATCCTACTCTTCCGGGAACTATCtacactgctgcagcagaga ttgaagcagctggaggaaaggCTTTGCCATGTGTCGTTAATGTGAGGGAAGAACAAGAAATTATTAATGCCGTGGACAAAGCTGTGAAGACTTTTGGAG GGATTGATATTTTGGTGAACAATGCAAGCGCCATCTCTTTGACCGGCACTTTGGAAACGGAAACAAAGAAAGTCAATCTTATGATGGATGTCAATGTACGAGGAACCTACCTTAC GTCTAAAACATGCCTTCCCCACTTGAGGAAGAGTAGGAACCCCCATATCCTGAACCTCAGCCCACCTATGAATCTGAATCCCATGTGGTTCAAAAATCACTGTG CCATACATACAGCTGCTATGGATATGCTGGGAGGATCTGGAATAGAAAAACAGTGCAGGAAAACGGACATCCTTGCAGATGCTGCATATTGCattttaacaaaaccaaaaagtttCACCGGAAACTTCATTATTGATGAAGTACTGCTGAGAGAAGAAGGAGTTAAGGATTTTGATGTCTATGCAATTGCACCAG GTCACCCCCTGATACCTGACTTCTTCTTGGATGTTGAAACTGACACGACAGCCATGAAACAAGAAAGACATG GTGCTTCCCAAGCAGtcaaagaggagaagaaattaaGTGGATCCCAGCATGAAGGACCAGGTGGAGCTAAGGTTGATACAGAATCTCTGGCCAAGCCATTGAGTCCTGTTGCAGAAACATTCAGAGTTATTCAAGGGGCAATGAGTGAAGAGTATGTGAGAACTACTCAGGGTGTCTTTCAGTTTGAATTATCTG GTGATGAAGGAGGCACTTGGTATATTGACCTGAAAACCAAGGCTGGGAGCGCTGGTTTCGGAAAGCCTCCGGTGACGGCTGATGTGGTTATGAGCATGTCGAGTGCCGACTTTGTGAAAATGTTCACAG GTAAACTAAAGCCAACCCTGGCCTTCATGTCAGGAAAATTAAGGATTAAAGGTAACATGGCGCTAGCAATAAAGCTCGAGAAGATTCTGGGGCAGTTTAACTCTAAACTGTGA
- the HSDL2 gene encoding hydroxysteroid dehydrogenase-like protein 2 isoform X1 encodes MLPNTGKLAGCTLFITGASRGIGKAIALKAAKDGANIVIAAKTAEPHPTLPGTIYTAAAEIEAAGGKALPCVVNVREEQEIINAVDKAVKTFGGIDILVNNASAISLTGTLETETKKVNLMMDVNVRGTYLTSKTCLPHLRKSRNPHILNLSPPMNLNPMWFKNHCAYTISKYGMSMCVLGMAEEFRGEVAVNALWPKTAIHTAAMDMLGGSGIEKQCRKTDILADAAYCILTKPKSFTGNFIIDEVLLREEGVKDFDVYAIAPGHPLIPDFFLDVETDTTAMKQERHGASQAVKEEKKLSGSQHEGPGGAKVDTESLAKPLSPVAETFRVIQGAMSEEYVRTTQGVFQFELSGDEGGTWYIDLKTKAGSAGFGKPPVTADVVMSMSSADFVKMFTGKLKPTLAFMSGKLRIKGNMALAIKLEKILGQFNSKL; translated from the exons ATGCTGCCCAACACGGG GAAACTAGCAGGATGCACTCTCTTCATCACGGGCGCAAGCCGAGGCATTGGCAAAGCCATTGCTTTGAAAGCTGCCAAGGATGGTGCAAACATTGTGATAGCTGCCAAGACAGCTGAGCCCCATCCTACTCTTCCGGGAACTATCtacactgctgcagcagaga ttgaagcagctggaggaaaggCTTTGCCATGTGTCGTTAATGTGAGGGAAGAACAAGAAATTATTAATGCCGTGGACAAAGCTGTGAAGACTTTTGGAG GGATTGATATTTTGGTGAACAATGCAAGCGCCATCTCTTTGACCGGCACTTTGGAAACGGAAACAAAGAAAGTCAATCTTATGATGGATGTCAATGTACGAGGAACCTACCTTAC GTCTAAAACATGCCTTCCCCACTTGAGGAAGAGTAGGAACCCCCATATCCTGAACCTCAGCCCACCTATGAATCTGAATCCCATGTGGTTCAAAAATCACTGTG CTTATACCATTTCTAAATACGGGATGTCCATGTGTGTCTTGGGAATGGCAGAAGAATTTAGAGGAGAAGTTGCTGTCAATGCTTTATGGCCTAaaacag CCATACATACAGCTGCTATGGATATGCTGGGAGGATCTGGAATAGAAAAACAGTGCAGGAAAACGGACATCCTTGCAGATGCTGCATATTGCattttaacaaaaccaaaaagtttCACCGGAAACTTCATTATTGATGAAGTACTGCTGAGAGAAGAAGGAGTTAAGGATTTTGATGTCTATGCAATTGCACCAG GTCACCCCCTGATACCTGACTTCTTCTTGGATGTTGAAACTGACACGACAGCCATGAAACAAGAAAGACATG GTGCTTCCCAAGCAGtcaaagaggagaagaaattaaGTGGATCCCAGCATGAAGGACCAGGTGGAGCTAAGGTTGATACAGAATCTCTGGCCAAGCCATTGAGTCCTGTTGCAGAAACATTCAGAGTTATTCAAGGGGCAATGAGTGAAGAGTATGTGAGAACTACTCAGGGTGTCTTTCAGTTTGAATTATCTG GTGATGAAGGAGGCACTTGGTATATTGACCTGAAAACCAAGGCTGGGAGCGCTGGTTTCGGAAAGCCTCCGGTGACGGCTGATGTGGTTATGAGCATGTCGAGTGCCGACTTTGTGAAAATGTTCACAG GTAAACTAAAGCCAACCCTGGCCTTCATGTCAGGAAAATTAAGGATTAAAGGTAACATGGCGCTAGCAATAAAGCTCGAGAAGATTCTGGGGCAGTTTAACTCTAAACTGTGA